In one Drosophila pseudoobscura strain MV-25-SWS-2005 chromosome X, UCI_Dpse_MV25, whole genome shotgun sequence genomic region, the following are encoded:
- the Pss gene encoding phosphatidylserine synthase 1 → MKKRSNSRGTPSADGDHPPAYKSGAASAPATPTKERRGSDNGTNSAGAQRKRKEEIAKTFVIVNERPVDDISLDFFYKPHTITLLAVSVLAVMYTAFVRNETNVDDNLWAGLLCIVFFFLIISVLALPNGPFTRPHPAFWRILFGCSVLYLLSLQFLMFQNYPTIRSIFYWIDPKLKNFHIDMEKEYGVNCTDISWDRVKGHLDVFAWGHFLGWAFKAILIRHMGILWAISVMWEITEITFAHLLPNFIECWWDALILDVIICNGLGIYVGLWICKMLEMREYKWASIKDISTTTGKIKRAMLQFTPESWTAIRWLDPKSTAMRFAAVIQLVIFWQVTELNTFFLKHIFEMPPDHFIVIGRLIFIGLFVAPSVRQYYVYVTDTRCKRVGTQCWVYGAIMVSEAILCIKNGKELFERTQAINIVLWLSIQVIISVAFVAVAVLWQQRQLKKETSLPTKRKNQSPAISPSPSPSKGNLTPQKEKKVK, encoded by the exons ATGAAGAAGCGTTCCAACTCACGTGGTACGCCGTCGGCCGATGGTGATCACCCACCTGCGTACAAATCAGGAGCAGCCAGTGCTCCTGCCACCCCAACGAAGGAACGGCGTGGCAGCGACAATGGTACCAACAGTGCTGGAGCACAACGCAAACGCAAGGAGGAAATCGCCAAGACCTTTGTCATTGTCAACGAACGTCCTGTGGATGACATTTCACTGGATTTTTTCTACAAGCCCCACACCATCACACTGCTGGCCGTCTCCGTGCTGGCCGTGATGTACACTGCCTTTGTCAG AAACGAGACGAATGTGGACGATAATCTTTGGGCCGGCCTCCTCTGCATTGTGTTCTTCTTTCTGATCATCTCGGTGCTGGCATTACCCAATGGGCCATTTACGAGGCCGCATCCGGCCTTCTGGAGGATACTGTTTGGCTGTTCGGTGCTGTATCTGCTCTCGCTGCAGTTTCTGATGTTCCAAAACTATCCAACAATACGAAGCATATTCTATTGGATCGATCCCAAACTGAAGAACTTTCACATCGACATGGAAAAG GAATACGGTGTCAATTGTACGGACATCAGCTGGGACCGTGTCAAGGGACATTTGGATGTGTTTGCCTGGGGCCACTTTCTAGGCTGGGCCTTCAAGGCCATCCTCATCCGTCACATGGGCATTCTGTGGGCCATATCGGTGATGTGGGAAATCACCGAGATCACCTTTGCCCATCTGCTGCCGAACTTTATCGAATGCTGGTGGGATGCACTCATTCTGGATGTGATTATCTGCAATGGCTTGGGAATTTATGTCGGCCTCTGGATCTGTAAAATGCTCGAAATGCGGGAATACAAGTGGGCCAGCATCAAGGATATATCCACCACAACGGGCAAGATCAAGCGTGCCATGCTGCAGTTTACTCCGGAGAGCTGGACGGCCATTCGCTGGCTGGATCCAAAGTCAACGGCCATGCGATTTGCGGCCGTCATTCAGCTGGTCATCTTCTGGCAGGTTACAGAATTGAATACGTTCTTCTTGAAGCATATCTTCGAGATGCCACCAGATCACTTCATTGTTATTGGACGTCTGATATTCATTGGTCTATTTGTGGCGCCATCGGTCAG GCAATATTATGTATATGTCACTGATACTCGCTGCAAGAGAGTCGGCACCCAGTGTTGGGTTTACGGCGCCATCATGGTCTCCGAGGCCATTCTTTGCATTAAGAATGGCAAGGAGTTGTTTGAGCGCACGCAAGCCATCAACATTGTCCTGTGGCTGTCGATTCAAGTGATCATCTCGGTGGCAtttgtggctgtagctgtttTATGGCAG CAACGCCAGCTGAAAAAGGAAACCTCGTTGCCCACGAAGAGAAAAAACCAAAGTCCTGCCATttcgccatcgccgtcgccgtcaAAAG